The DNA segment TTAGTAAGAAAGAAAAGAATTTATACAGAAAGATTTAAAAACAAAATTATTGAAGAAGTTTTAGAGAGTGATATCAGGAATGTGGCTAGAAGAAATGGAGTTAGCGAACAACAAATCGAAACAATGCTAAAAGAATTAGCGGCGGGATTCGTTGAAGAGAAACCTCAAGGACTGAAGAAACTAGGAATTGATGAAATCGCCGTAGTCAAAGGTCAGAAAAATTATTATGTAGTGTTAATAGACTTAGAAAAGAGAGCGATAGTAGGAATGGTGGAAAAAAGGACGACGGCTGAAGTAGAGCAATATGTGTCGAGCTGGGGTGAAGAGGTTTTGAGCCAGATTGAAGAAGTCAGTATCGACTTGTGGAAACCCTATAAAAAGGTAATTGAGAAACTCATGCCACAAGCCGAAATAGTAGCCGATAGATTTCATGTGATGAAGCAAGTCAATGAAGAGTTAGACACTAAAAGAAAAGAAATCAAGAAACAAGTAGAAAAACTTAAAAATAAAGCTGAAAGAGAGAAAGGGCTATTGGCACTAAAAAAAAGTAAATATGTGTTACTCAAAAATGAAGAAACTTTAAAATAATCAGAAAAAGAGAAACTCGAATTAATCAGGAATGTGATACCAGAATTAGCAAGATTACACCGATTTAAAGAAGAATTTAGAAACGTTTTTGAAAAAAGTAAAGATTGGGTAGAGGGACTATTTAATTTAAGTGATTGGTTAAGAGAAGCCCAAAATTATTTTGCAGATAGCTGTGGCACAATCAAAAGATGGATTGGGGAAATCATTGCTTATTTTGACCAGAGAACTACTCAAGGAGTTGTGGAAGGCATCAATAACAAGCTCAAACTAATTAAACGAAGAGGTTATGGGTTTAGAAACTTCAACAATTTCAAATTAAGAAGTTTTCTGACTTGGCATTTTGCCAGCTAGTTTCAGTTTATTTTACATACTATGTTCGGTAGAGCCATATATTCCTTTTGATGTTTACGGTAAACGTGAAGATAAATCCAAGTTTTTGTTAGAAAATGAGGTTTATACAGTTGACTCGGCAGAGGATGCGATCGCGCTTTTGGGGAGAGAAAGCGATCGCGCTTTTGCAGCCTTCAATACGGCTTTTCTATGATGTTATGTATTAATAAGGTCGATTATGCAATTAGAGGACTATTTCAACTTTCTAGCTCCTAACGATATTCGCATTAAGGGAACGCGGATTGGCATTGAGCATATCCTGTATGAGTACATACATTGCGCGAAATCTCCAGAAGCGATCGCGCAGCAGTTTCATACAGTCACGTTAGAGCAAATTTATGCCACTATTTTGTATTACTTGCACAACCGGGAAGAAGTAGAAAAATATCTAGCGGCTTGGTTGGATTACTCGCTCAAGGCAGAATCAGAATATGATAAAAATCCTCCAGCAGTTGTTGTTAGGTTACGCAAGTTAAAAGCAGAACGGGAAGGAGTTAAAGTATCCAAATAATGTCTATTCGGTACTTACTAGACGAGAACTTATCCCCTTCCTATCGAGAACAACTGCTGCGTCGTCAACCAGATTTAATGGTTTGGATGATTGGCGATCCAGGTGTTCCACCAAAAGGTACGCTAGATCCTGAAATTCTGCGGTGGTGTGAGGAAAATACCTTTATACTTGTAACCAATAACCGCCGTTCTATGCCTGTACATCTAGCCGATCATTTAGCGGAAGGTCGCCACGTTCCAGGCATTTTAGTGCTTCGTCTAAAAGCAGAAATAAGACAGATTATTGAGGATTTAATTCTGATTGCAGCAGTATCGGATGACGATGAGTATCAGGATCGCATTGATTACATACCGCTCTAAATGAATGAAGCGATCGCGTTTTTGGTGTGGGGACGCGATCGCATTTTTGGAGTTAAGAGTGCGGCTGCATCGCATATTTAAAGAAAAATCTTTCTACCTCGTTTTTAAGTGAAAGTCCTGTATTCTCTGAACTCAGCAATATTGTCAACCAAAACAGGAGTAAACTAGCTCTACGAGCTTTCAAACATTTGAATTATGTCTAGCACCATTTGATAATTTGTTTGCTTGCCTTGCTGGTGATATAAGTCTGCGGCTTTGTAAAGATCCTTAAGTGCTTCGTGTTTATCTTCTAGAACAAACAGAGCAGCGCCCCGGTTTTC comes from the Funiculus sociatus GB2-C1 genome and includes:
- a CDS encoding DUF433 domain-containing protein, with product MQLEDYFNFLAPNDIRIKGTRIGIEHILYEYIHCAKSPEAIAQQFHTVTLEQIYATILYYLHNREEVEKYLAAWLDYSLKAESEYDKNPPAVVVRLRKLKAEREGVKVSK
- a CDS encoding DUF5615 family PIN-like protein, yielding MSIRYLLDENLSPSYREQLLRRQPDLMVWMIGDPGVPPKGTLDPEILRWCEENTFILVTNNRRSMPVHLADHLAEGRHVPGILVLRLKAEIRQIIEDLILIAAVSDDDEYQDRIDYIPL